The DNA sequence TAAGGTGATATTTAGGCTACACCAGAAGATGAGGTTAAGTTTTTAACCGTATTAGCAAGAAATCCACAAAGATACATGACTTTCTTTCATTTCATAAAAGTCTATGCAAATTGAAACACTTGTGACTTGCAAATAAAGTTAATTTTTCATTTGATACAATGCAGTTATTTGTTTTCATGGTGATAGAACATAGAGttgatgattttgatgaaactagGTACGGGAAGTGGTTCAAGACAAGGATTTTCGGAAAGATCCATGTATTTGTGCCAAGCGCAGAGGGTGCAAAAATGATTTTTTCAAATGATTTTGTAAAGTTCAACAAAGGCTATGTGAAATCAATGGCAGATTGTGTTGGAAAGAACAGCTTGCTCTGTGTACCACATGAAAACCACAGAAGGATAAGGCGCCTTCTATCAGATCCTTTCTCCATGAACTCTTTATCTCAATTTGTTCAGAAATTTGATAAAATGCTGTGCCAGAAGTTGAAGAAGCTAGAAGAAGGAGGAAAAAGCTTTGTGGTGCTTGAATTTGGAATGAAGGTAACAACACGAAGCCATTACTTGAGTCTGTTTGGTATAACAACATTGGCATCAAtaaaaacctaaccaaatgTCAGTTTGATATGAACAAACAAGAAAATGTAGTAAAGTGGCACTCAGTAGATTAGACTGAAGAtagcatatacatatatatatatatatatgcagattttatccagagtggagttctgctttgaaattacggagtgaacttcgagtttttggtcacttttaggTTGCACATCcacatctcaactgttcagtttttaggtactagtgtatagatcgtctctgcaaattttcagccaaattgatgaccgtTAAGACATTTATAactaccttaaagctagtacagttcaagttggacagattcagttcgtcgaTCGGTTTAAGCGAGtcagataccttaacgatcatcaatttggctgaaaatttacagagatgatctatacactagtacctaaaaattgaaaggtcgagatatggatatgcgaccgaaaagtgacccaaaactcgaagttcactccgtaatttcaaagcggacctCCGCTCTCAATAggaactgtatatatatatatatatatatatatatatatatatatatcctatccagagcgatgcCTCgagattagggtttagggtcacttttcggtcgtatttccacatctcaaccgttcagtttttggctactaatgtatagatcatctctgcaaaatttcaaccaaattgatggttGTTAGggcattgataactgtcttAAAGCTGCTACAatttaggttggacagattcagtttgtCCACtagtttaagtgagttagataccttaaagatcatcaatttggttgaaattttgcatagatgatctatacattagtacctaaaaactgaacggtcgacatgtggatatgagaccaaaaagtgatcctaaaccctaacctcgctctagataaaatctttatatatatatatatatatatatatatatatgctatttttggtccttctagtgagggattcctttttttggtcttttctagagATAGGGAATtaaaccaacttttcgatcacatttcgacatctcaaccgttcagtttttaggtcctaatgtatagatcatttctgcaaattttcagccaaatcaatgatttacaattataagtgtgaacggttcaagtttgacagatttggttcgtccattgatttaatctattttaataccttaacgatcaccgatttggttaaaaatttacagaaatgatctacacattatgacctaaaaactgaactgttgagatgtcaaaatgtgatcgaaaagttgtctaatgccctattcctataaaagacaaaaaaaagggatcccttagtggaagggcctatatatatatatatatatatatatatatatatatatatatatatatataatgtgtgtgtgtgtaggctGACCTCTCTGAAAGTCTGAATGTTATCGGATTTGCAGATGACATTTGATGCAATGTGCAGCATGCTAATGAGTGTCACTGAGGATTCATTGTTACGGAAGATTGAGAAAGATTGCACTACTATTTCAGATGCAATGTTATCCCTTCCAGTCATGATTCCAGGCACCAGATATTACAAAGGCATCAAGGTAATGCAGCCTGCCCAAGatcaagaaaagaacaaaagctAACAGTGCAATGGTTTGGTGTGTTTGTTAGTCTTGTATAATTTGTCAGCTCGCTAATTAATATCTCTAGTCGTTGGGTTTCAGTAGTTGTCTAACATAGTATCAAACTATCAAAATCTGGTTATTGAAGATTCTGTGCTCGACCAAATCCTCAAGTCTAAAATAGGAATATAAAGATGCATATGTTCCCTCTTCACATGAACAATGGGGAGTGCAGTAAGGAGGGTTATCAGCTGAAGCCTTTGGATTAAcaaaccaaagaagaaaaaaacatatTCTCAAAGAAATAGTTGGTTTATTTTAAACAGCACACTAACAGAATGGTTGAAGCAGGCACGCGGACGTCTTATGGAAACCTTTAAGGACATGATCGACAGAAGAAGAAGCGGGAAGGAGTCTCCAGAAGACTTCCTACAGTCCACGTTAGACAGAGATTCATACCCTCCCAATGAAAAGCTTCAAGACTCGGAAATTATAGACAACCTATTGACACTGATAATTGCAGGGCAGACAACCACTGCAGCTGCGATAATGTGGAGTGTCAAGTTTCTGGACGAGAACAAAGAAGCCCAAGACAGACTCAGAGTAAGTAACAAAGGGAAAATTGCTGAAGACACCATATTTTCTGACCACATTATCCGATCGACCTGATGCTGCGGTTGTTGATGCTTAGGTATTTTAATCCCCTGTTAATTAACATAACTGCCGCATCATGTGAATGTACAGGAGGAACAGTTGTCAATAGCAAAGTCTAAGCCAGATGGAGCTTCAGTTACACTAGAAGATATCAAAGATATGTCCTACTGTTTGAAGGTTAGCACATCCTATTCTGATTTTCTAAACAGAAAAGACCTTTAGTGGTTCACTGTTTACATTCAATTTAGATTTTGTTTCATATATCTTGCATTTGTATACAGTATGTTACTAATAGTATTTGTATACAGTATGTTGCTAATAGTAATGACATCATGGGAATCATAGTGATGGCATTTCAACATTCCATTTGCTTTGTTTTCCAGGTTATCAAAGAGACACTGAGGATGGCCAATGTCCTTCTCTGGTTTCCTCGCTTTGCACTCAGTGACTGCACTATACAAGGCAAGCTTTCAAGTTGTCTTCAATTCCCTCAGACTTTTAAGGGTTTCAGGAATGTATTAATGTATCATACAATAATTTCTGGATAGTGATAGAATGATAGACTGGCCTTTTTTTAGGCCACGAAATTcagaattttctgaaaaatcttGAGGATAGATTCCTTACCGAATTTGTTAGATTAATCTGTGACATTGCAATTGCAGGTTTTGA is a window from the Rosa chinensis cultivar Old Blush chromosome 2, RchiOBHm-V2, whole genome shotgun sequence genome containing:
- the LOC112187130 gene encoding abscisic acid 8'-hydroxylase 3, with amino-acid sequence MFIPSKEVLLFLAQKHYETFILAVLSIGVIFLVPKFGWKTVAISYRGHIRGRLGLPFIGETFSLLSATNSTKGCYEFVRLRRQWYGKWFKTRIFGKIHVFVPSAEGAKMIFSNDFVKFNKGYVKSMADCVGKNSLLCVPHENHRRIRRLLSDPFSMNSLSQFVQKFDKMLCQKLKKLEEGGKSFVVLEFGMKMTFDAMCSMLMSVTEDSLLRKIEKDCTTISDAMLSLPVMIPGTRYYKGIKARGRLMETFKDMIDRRRSGKESPEDFLQSTLDRDSYPPNEKLQDSEIIDNLLTLIIAGQTTTAAAIMWSVKFLDENKEAQDRLREEQLSIAKSKPDGASVTLEDIKDMSYCLKVIKETLRMANVLLWFPRFALSDCTIQGFEIKKGWHANIDATCIHYDPDLYADPMQFNPDRFDEMQKPNSFIPFGSGPRTCLGINMAKVTMLVFLHRLSSGYRWTVNDLDTSLEKKAHIPRLRSGCPITLKAL